A window of Eucalyptus grandis isolate ANBG69807.140 chromosome 4, ASM1654582v1, whole genome shotgun sequence genomic DNA:
GAGTGCTCAAGGTCGCGGATGATGAGGGGGCTTGGGCTTGTTCTTGGACCAAGGCCGGAGGCGGCGACGGCATGATTCGTTGGGTGGCAAAGAGGGCAAGACAGAGCTAAtcgagagagagatggagagaacACACAACATTGTTCGGTGTGATTTCGTCGGACAACAGAGGCAACGGATGAGGCGGATGCAAAGGCAACGGTGCAGTTTGTCAGACGACGAGCTTCATCATGAGTTGGAATGGTCGCGAGTGGGAGGGAGAAAGAGGGGAACAAATTTTTTGGGTTCAGATAACACATGACGTTCGGTGAACGAAGTAGTATTTTTATATTTGGGTACCCAAActctacctaatattttctccgatGTGATCATGAAATCGCTGCAATTGGTTAGAACTCAAATTTTTcccaatatgaaaattttcatttcaatttcactCGAAGTAATTGTTTATCTCAAAAAAGTATACATCATCGTACAAATTTATAAGGTGACACCAATTTATGTTTTGGCAGAATTTATTGTAAAAATAATGATATAGACCACCATATCAGCATTTATTGTGTCAAAATAGTGACGTGAATTGTCAGATTATTTTCCCAAGAGAGAGATATATGGCGTGGAGTCTTCCTAGGAGCCATGGTATAtttagggggtgcatgataaaaattatttctgttccagaaatgatttttctattccaaaccaatttctggaacataaatttgtttgataacgttactgaaattttctatttctagaataggtttctattccagaaatagaaatagaggagaaattagaaatataaatttgctacttctgatttcttctagaaatcaatttctgatttctcccctaaccctaatttcacTCGGTTCTCCCTCATACGTCTTTGCCTCCTCttctctgcctcctcctcctccgcctcttctctgcctcctcctcctcctccgcctctgctcaTCTCCTCGAGACATCGTCTCCTCTggctctcctccgcctctgctcaTATCCTCGAGACATCGTCGCCTCCACCTCTCCTCCACCTCTCCTGCTCTGCTCCGTCTCACCAAAAGCTACCATCGCCTCGCGAGCTCAGCAACACCGCTCGCAAATCCGCCCATTCGCCTCATCCAGAAGCCCTCCACAGCAGACACCGGAGCCGCTCGAGTTCGTCCGACAAGGCCCACGACCGTGTAGTGCGAGCTCAACAACGCCGCTCGCGAATCCGCCCCTTCGCCGCTGCAGCGGACACCGAGCCGCTCGAGTTCGTCCGACGAGGCCCACGACCGTGGAGTCGAGCCTCACGCCGCTCATGAATCCGCCCCTTCGCCTCATCCGAAGCCCTCGCAGCAAACACCGGAGCCGCTCGAGTTCGTCCGACGAGGCCCACGACCATGGAGTGCGGCTAGCAACGCCGCTCGTGAATCCGCCCCTTCGCCTCATCCAGAAGCCCTCTGCAGCAGACACCGGAGCCGCTCGAGTTCGTCCGACGAGGCCCACGACCGTGGAGTGCGAGCTCAGCAACGCCGCTCGTGAATCCGCCCCTTCGCCTCATCTAGAAGCCCTCTACAGCAGACACCGGAGCCGCTCGAGTTCGTCCGACGAGGCCCACGACCGTGGAGTGCGAGCTCAGCAACGCCGCTCGCGAATCCGCCCCTTCGCCTCATCCAGAAGCCCTCTGCAGCAGACACCGGAGCCGCTCGAGTTCGTCCGACGAGGCCCACGACCGTGAAGTGCGCAAAGAAGCAGAACTACCCTTCTCCTCCCTTCTCTGGTTCGTGCcgattcctcttctttttctctctctgttgaGTGCTATGTTGCATTGCGCTTTGGTCGCGTCGAGTTTGAGGCGGGAGCGATGGGCCGAGACGCCGGATTCGGTGCCGCGATTCTGGATGATTGGGGTTGTTATCGGGAGACTTTAGGCGAAGGAGTGCTTCGTTGCTCCTTTTGGAAGCTTTCGAGCTCATGTGTTGCGAATCGCGCGCATGCGGTTCCTTCATTCTCTCGCTAGCCTTTTGGTTCAGGATTGTCCACCGCGTCGCCTCTGCTTTCGTCGGTAGCTCGTGGACTCTGCGCTCGTGTTTCGTGGTGTTTTGCTGCTTCGGAAGCTGAACCGAATAAACCTGAAACTTCGTGAATGATGAAGAGATAACTTTAGTGTCGCTCCGTGTTATTTGGTCTCGTGCAGCGAATACTGATGCTCACAAAACTGTGGGAATGTGATTGCGTCGGCGTTGttgttttgttaaaatgaatgaaaattttgtgCTTAGTTGATCTTTGCAATGGTGCTGACGAATGGAAAGTGTGTCTAAAGAATTCTTAATCACgttaatttgattatttatatGTGCTACCTGCTTGTATTGGAAATCTGCACTTATCTAATCTTCTGCACTTTCCTTCTGAATCCTTGCAGTGTCTGCACTGAATCAATGCTTGAAAGTAACTCAAAATTATCCGTGTAAAGCAAAAATTGTTATAGCCCATTTGGACAATGATGCTTCTCAGCCTGTTCAGCAGTAGTTCAACACTATACTGTAATTGCATGGAATGTTTTACTTGATAAAATTACTTgtaaatgaaattttatcataaaaattagCAACTGCCCCTACATATCTTGGTTTGTTTTTTGCACCTTGACCTTTGTCTCTGAGAACCATGAGCCATTGTCATTGTGGGTAAACACGTGGAACTTGAGCCTTCCTAGTTGAACTCCCTGTCCACTCGTTTCAAAGACATTAGGAAGCACGATCCACTTTTTGGAGCTACAGTGTTGCCCTTCTCTTGATACCCGATGTTGGATTAATTGCTTGTTATTGTTCTCGTCCTAGACATGTATTTTTTCGGAGTGCATTGCATGTCTCATCTTGACTGCCCTTCATGACAGTGAGGGTATTATCTCGATACTTCCGAATTATTTATTCAGTTTCCATTGTTACTGTATTACAAAACTAGCAGGTTATACGAGACAGGGTGTTTTTACGGGTAGCTCTTCTTCGTGGAACATTTTGCACAATTTGGCGTACGGCAATTTTTTGTCTCAGGTTAGTGCCTTGGAAATTCTTTACATCTCATTTGTTGGCAGTTTTCAAGAAcaggaaagataaaaagagagtTTCTTGACGGTGGCTTCAAAAAGTTAGCAGACTTggaaatactaaaatttagaaacttttaCCTAatcatattgtaatttttttttaacacctattaaataaatatcttcTTAATTCTGCAGCAGCGAAGGACTTTCATTCAGATGGGGACTATTCTTattgttaataatataattgcTACTGCTATTATTCtcattattttcatcattgctaTTCTTTGTATTATACTAAAGCTGGATAGAGTCTTTAGTGATCTAGCTTTTAAGAGGACTGAAAGAGATTATTTAGGATTCATATAGTTTGGTTTTTCTAGCCGTATAAGTgattttccttcaatttaaaGGAAGCTTTCGATCGAAACTGAAGATGGGGATTTTGAGATCTGTATTATTAATTGTTTTCATTGGCTGAATGCTGTTTGTAAACCAATTACCTACGTAGTCCAATACTGGGATGATTATATTTGTACTTGGCCTGAAGTTACAAATGTGGATTGGCAATCAAATTTTATTGGAGCCTGTGTTATCTACTTCCCTCCATCGATTGATGCTATGACCTGCTTTTGTTAGTCCACCACAGTTTGCTGCTTGGGTTCGATCTGATTGTATAAGCTTTCTTTTTGCCATAAGCTTTCTTTGTTGTAATATTTAATTCACATCAAATTGTGACTGGTCTATGGGTATAATTCTAACCATCATATAAATGTCATTGCAGCAGACACTTGAGCCGCTCAAAATCGTCCGATGAGGCCCAGGACCGCGAAGTGCACAAAGAAGCAAAACTACCCGTCTCCTCCCTTCTCTGGTTTGTGCcgattcctcttctttttgcATGAGTTCATGTGCTTTTTTGCATATGAATCTTAGGATTGAAATTGGGTTTGCTGCATGTGGATATGAATAAGAGATTGGAGTTGGTTTTGCTACTCGTGGGTATGAATAAGAGATGGGTAGATTCGCCTGTCTTTGAATTTTCTGTCAAATGCTGTCTCTGTTTCACTACTAGTTATTATGAACAAATAGATGGGGCATTGATTGGTgggaatggttttttttttgcttgtaaTATATGGttgcttgtaaaattttatatgagGATTATTCTCTTTTTGCTTGATGTGATATCGACATCAAAGTCTACGCGCTTGAACTGGtataccaattgatatggctcATTTGATGCTCAAGTAGTTAAGGTTAAATGGCTTCCCACAAAGAGGTCTGTATGGCAAAGTGGACTAAGCCTTTGACCAATGAGCTTGTAAGCTTGTTGGTAACAAGAGGTAACAAAGGAAATCGCACCACTTCTACCTTCAACAAAACAGGATGGAATAACATACATGCCGAATTCAATAGCCGGATGGGACTCAACTTTAGTATAATTCAGTTGAAGAACAGGGTCAACAAACTAAAGAAACAGTATAGTAGTTTCAAGAAACTTTTATCACAATCTAGATTTGGatgggaaaatataaataataaggTTGCTGTGGATGATCAAAGTGTGTGGGAGTCTCACATCAAGGTATCAATTTACCAATGTCATTTTGTTCATATTGTATTGCAAGCTTTGATTATATTGCTGACATCTGTCATTATTGTATAAATTACAGAATAATAGCAAATGGGTTAAATTCAAAAATGATGGGTTTCCTCAGTATCCTGATTTATGTATCGtgtttggtgatacatatgctactgggAACTATGCATTAGGAAATGCAGAAGAAGTGGTAGGATATGCTGAAGAAGTGGTAGTGTCCTCTGAGAGAGATGACAATGGTGGTGACAATGGTGATGGTGGTAGTGGTTATGCAGTATGTGATCCAGAGGAATTTGATGAATAGCGTTTTGATGAGGAGGCCTTCATACCTGATACGACTACTACCTCAAATCTTAAGAAACACAAGCATGATAGGACTCCAAATtctaagaggaggaggaagagtacTAGATATGATGTTAGTGACACCTGCAAAGCCAttcaagaaatgattaaaaCCAGGACGGCTCAATCAACAAGTGGCTCTGTGACCTCAGATGCCCCATCAATTGTAGACCCCTACTCCACAGCAGTTGTGGTTGCCGTCTTAAATAGTATGCCTGATTTAGAGCAGAATATTTACAACAAAGCTGTAAACCAATCATGTCTTCATGCCAGTTGGAGAGAGGCTTTTATCACAATGCTACCTGAAAGGAGACATGGATTTCTTGAATCTCTTTAAACAGATGTTGAGTAGTATGCTatggatttatatattttgtttaatttcactCTATGACTTATGTATTTGAAATACTTTGGTTTTTTTATGATGCAATTATAAAAACTTTGTGGCTATTGTTGATTATTATTAGATTCTTTACTTATATATTGTGTTTTatatattgtatatatatatatatatatatatatatatatttttttttttttttttgcatgtgaAGGCATAGGTAATATGGAGGGGGATGAAAGTAGCATGTGTAGTGATCAAATAGCAACAGGTGAATCGGTTGAAccaatctttgatgattttgatatcGATATTATGATAGCATGGTTGAGCATGGTTACGGTGGATATGTCTTTGCATTCgagagaacctattagggaTGGCATATTGTCAGGACCCGAATGGATCATGGAGGTTCTTCAAGGACATTCAGATAGAATATATGAATCTTTTAGAATGGAGAGATacatttttctcaatctttgtGATTTGATGAAGGCAAGAGGTTGGCTGAAAGATAGTCGATATATAAAGGTAGATGAAcaaattgggatattcttatttATGATTTGTCACAAGAACTCGAATAGAACTTTATGCGAGAGATTCCAACGTTCGGGACAAACTATTAGCAAATACTTCACTATAGTGTTGCAAGCAGTTCTCAAACTTGCAAAAGAGATTATCGTACCGCCTTCCTTTGATGTGGTCCCAAATGAGATTCTTATGGATCCCAACCATAAACTTCATTTCAAGGTAAGATTTTCATACATTCATTTACAATATTGGTTTCATTTTGTTGCTAATCTTATATAACactagtctttgataaaacGATAGGATTGTGTGGGCGCTATTGATGGTACTCATGTTCATGCTTCTATACATTTATCAAAGCAAATTCCATTTAGAGGCAGAAAAGGAGGTACCACTCAAAATGTGATGAGTGTATGttcgtttgatatgaaattcaCTTTTGTGTATGGTGGTTGGGAAGGATCTGCCAACGATTGCCGAGTGTTATCAGCAGCACTTGAGACTCCTCGCTTGGAATTTCCTCGACCTCCACTAGGTATTTTTACTTGTTCtagaattatcaattttctttaagattgtattgtatttacaaatcactactaatatatgaatattttgttATAGGCAAATACTATGTTGTAGATTCTGGTTATGCATCAATGCCGGGATTCTTAACTCCTTTTAGACGCGAACGGTATCATCTAAATGAGTATAGAGGTAGAGCAAGACGACCAAGAACAGCAAGATAGTTGTTCAACTATAGGCATTCTTCACTAAGGAATGTCATTGAGAGATCATTTGCggcattaaagaatcgcttctttattttgaaacacATGCTTGCATTTGCAAGTCGAAAGCAAGCACATGTTGTAATTGCATGTTATGCTATCCATAACTACATATGTGATCAAGATAGGAGGGACAGAAACTTTTCCTTATATGGAGATCCAGAGTACTCATGTGAACCTGTACAAGATGAGGTTGTAGGTGATACATCGACCGAGGAGGAAATTGAGATGAATATGCTTAGAAAGAATATTGCCAATAAGATGGCAAGGGATCATAATATGCCGGAGATTCCATGAAATcgtgtttttactttttgtaatgtatttctattattttgtatttggggatttacaatctttgcttttgtattgtgataatgtatttgatgattccTATCTCAATTCTTGTAATGTGATGTTCTACTTGATGATTTCCCTTATTTGTAATGGTCATTGTTACACTTCGTAAAATTCGccgattttgtaaaatttgccgCAAATTATCCAATACACTTCTTAGTGTTTCTTTCTAAAATGATTGCTCAATATCGTAAACCATGGCGGC
This region includes:
- the LOC120292529 gene encoding uncharacterized protein LOC120292529, translated to MASHKEVCMAKWTKPLTNELVSLLVTRGNKGNRTTSTFNKTGWNNIHAEFNSRMGLNFSIIQLKNRVNKLKKQYSSFKKLLSQSRFGWENINNKVAVDDQSVWESHIKNNSKWVKFKNDGFPQYPDLCIVFGDTYATGNYALGNAEEVVGYAEEVVVSSERDDNGGDNGDGGSGYAVCDPEEFDE